The following coding sequences are from one Malaciobacter pacificus window:
- a CDS encoding IS3 family transposase — MTKRAKKGNRRKRYTKKGRSVLCKQPKLKYAFIKEYRTHFNIRRMCSVLKVHPSGYYKWLKQPISNLQLENEKLLLEIKKAYKESNGIYGYRNIHKDLKALNIHVNKKRVARLMKEAKICGIGNYRRKPKYKAGSIHNAHPNHLKQCFITNTPNESWVSDITYIRTHEGWLYLAIVLDLFSRKIIGWETSHRQTTQLLLNALNKATYRIPDTGVILHSDQGSQYSSYGYKTFLKYHKITPSMSRRGNCYDNAVAESFFKTFKRELVT; from the coding sequence ATTACAAAAAGAGCTAAAAAGGGTAACAGAAGAAAGAGATATACTAAAAAAGGCCGCAGCGTACTTTGCAAGCAACCCAAATTAAAGTACGCGTTTATTAAAGAATATAGAACACACTTCAATATAAGAAGAATGTGTTCTGTATTAAAAGTTCATCCAAGTGGGTATTATAAATGGTTAAAACAACCAATATCAAATTTACAGTTAGAAAATGAAAAACTACTTCTTGAAATAAAAAAAGCATATAAAGAATCAAATGGAATATATGGATATAGAAATATACATAAAGACTTAAAAGCTTTAAATATTCATGTGAATAAAAAAAGAGTTGCAAGACTCATGAAAGAGGCTAAAATATGTGGAATTGGTAACTATAGAAGAAAACCTAAATATAAAGCTGGTTCCATTCATAACGCCCACCCAAACCACTTAAAACAATGTTTTATAACAAATACTCCAAATGAATCATGGGTTAGTGATATAACTTATATTAGAACTCATGAAGGATGGTTATATTTAGCAATAGTCTTAGATCTATTTTCAAGAAAGATTATAGGATGGGAAACTTCTCATCGACAAACCACACAACTACTTTTAAATGCTTTAAATAAAGCAACTTATAGAATTCCTGATACAGGAGTAATATTACATTCAGATCAAGGAAGTCAATATAGTTCTTATGGTTATAAAACATTTTTAAAATATCACAAGATAACTCCAAGTATGAGTCGAAGAGGTAATTGTTATGATAATGCAGTAGCAGAAAGTTTTTTTAAGACATTTAAAAGAGAATTAGTTACTTAA
- a CDS encoding RluA family pseudouridine synthase → MPFVLKKFKVIKNKTIQISLLQDLDLDRRQSSRLLSRGRIFRSDNSAYKVSDIINEDYIYIAMFEGHTRGLKPLFTTSDFAIFDKPSNLVIHPNSKKTEYSLLDEIRYHFGDNANQAHRIDAETSGLVLVGRKESVTNALATMFEEKEYKKSYLTIVRGEIKEEITIDKNLKKEGKSIGVKMTTCSKQEGKSSITIIKPIKYNKEKNQTLVEAIPITGRQHQIRIHLHSIGHTILGDPIYGVEDDIAQSYLTKTLDDKKRFETSGSYRLWLQANYLEFTYKGVIYKIYSKNKEILAQFES, encoded by the coding sequence TTGCCGTTCGTTTTAAAGAAATTTAAAGTAATAAAAAACAAAACCATACAAATATCTCTATTGCAAGATTTAGACCTTGACCGCCGTCAATCCAGTCGTTTGCTTAGTCGTGGAAGAATTTTTAGAAGTGATAATAGTGCATATAAAGTCTCAGATATAATTAACGAAGACTACATATATATTGCTATGTTTGAAGGCCACACAAGGGGTTTAAAACCACTGTTTACAACAAGTGATTTTGCAATCTTTGATAAGCCATCAAACTTAGTAATTCATCCTAACTCTAAAAAGACAGAATATTCACTTTTAGATGAAATTAGATATCACTTTGGCGATAATGCAAATCAAGCTCATAGAATTGATGCAGAGACTTCAGGATTAGTTTTAGTTGGAAGAAAAGAAAGCGTTACAAATGCCCTTGCAACTATGTTTGAAGAGAAAGAGTATAAAAAATCTTATCTTACAATTGTAAGAGGTGAGATAAAAGAAGAGATTACAATTGATAAAAACCTAAAAAAAGAGGGAAAATCAATTGGAGTTAAAATGACAACTTGCTCTAAGCAAGAGGGTAAAAGCTCTATTACAATTATAAAACCTATTAAATATAATAAAGAAAAAAATCAAACTTTAGTGGAAGCTATACCTATAACAGGACGACAACACCAAATTAGAATTCATCTTCATTCAATAGGGCATACAATACTTGGAGATCCTATTTATGGGGTTGAAGATGATATTGCGCAAAGTTATCTAACTAAAACATTAGATGATAAAAAACGTTTTGAAACAAGTGGTTCATACAGACTTTGGCTGCAAGCAAACTATTTAGAGTTCACTTATAAAGGCGTAATTTATAAGATATATTCAAAAAATAAAGAGATATTAGCTCAATTTGAATCTTGA
- a CDS encoding ribonucleoside-diphosphate reductase subunit alpha, translating to MAIMIQKRNGRKELLDITKIQSMTIAATDGLEGVSQSELELDAQIKFIDGMNSADIQDALIKTAVEKIDIDVPNWTFVAARLFVYDLYHKVGKATHGVKGEPYCHLRDYLKYGKDAGRLLPALGEGFDLDDLNDYIDPTRDYLFNYLGIKTLYDRYLIKNRDGNPIELPQQMFMAIAMFLAQNEENKQQRAKEFYDVVSKFEVMLATPTLSNARTNRHQLSSCYIGSTPDNIEGIFDTYHEMSLLSKYGGGIGWDWNQVRAMGGSIDGHKSAAGGTVPFLKIANDVAIAVDQLGTRKGAIAVYLEPWHMDISDFIDLKKNSGEERRRAHDLFPALWITDLFMERVLEDGVWTLFDPAEVTDLSELHGEEFKERYIAYESDQTVTKDRIKAKDLWKKILTSYFESGSPFLCFKDNANRANPNSHVGHIRSSNLCTEIFQNTNPNHYLIKLEFEDGTISTHEEEDIIVVDGGIEKKANKVTALDSIGGKKVFIVEKEKIDGDTAVCNLASINLSRINTKEDIERVVPTAIRMLDNVIDLNFYPLRKVKATNLKSRSIGLGVMGEAEMLAAYKLEWGSTEHFKKIDSIMEAVSYNAIKSSSNLAVEKGIYPTFEGSKWSQGIMPHDHAPQAVNALVDKDLFDTGYDWDELRAKVKKDGMRNGYLMAVAPTSSISILVGTTQAIEPVYKRKWFEENLSGLIPVVVPNLSPETWTYYTPAFEIDQLQVIKAAAVRQKWIDQGQSTNIFMSLDKASGRYLHEIYTLAWKLGLKSTYYLRSQSPEANNDVEDRSMECSGCQ from the coding sequence ATGGCAATTATGATTCAAAAGAGAAATGGTCGAAAAGAATTATTAGATATAACAAAAATCCAAAGTATGACAATCGCTGCTACTGATGGTTTAGAGGGAGTAAGCCAGAGTGAATTAGAGCTTGATGCTCAAATTAAATTCATTGATGGAATGAATTCTGCAGATATTCAAGATGCACTTATCAAAACAGCAGTTGAAAAAATTGATATAGATGTTCCAAATTGGACTTTTGTTGCTGCAAGATTATTCGTTTATGACCTATACCACAAAGTAGGGAAAGCTACTCATGGTGTTAAAGGAGAACCTTATTGCCATTTAAGAGATTATTTAAAATATGGAAAAGATGCAGGTAGATTATTGCCAGCTCTTGGAGAAGGGTTTGATTTAGATGACTTAAATGACTATATTGACCCAACAAGAGATTATTTATTTAACTATTTAGGGATTAAAACACTTTACGATAGATATTTAATCAAAAACAGAGATGGAAATCCAATAGAATTACCACAACAAATGTTTATGGCTATTGCAATGTTCTTAGCTCAAAATGAAGAAAACAAACAACAAAGAGCAAAAGAGTTCTATGATGTAGTTTCAAAATTTGAAGTAATGTTAGCAACTCCAACATTATCAAATGCAAGAACAAATAGACACCAATTATCATCTTGTTATATTGGTTCAACTCCTGATAACATAGAAGGTATTTTTGATACGTATCACGAAATGTCATTACTATCTAAATATGGTGGTGGTATTGGTTGGGATTGGAACCAAGTGCGAGCTATGGGTGGATCTATTGATGGTCACAAAAGTGCAGCTGGTGGAACAGTACCATTTCTTAAAATTGCAAATGACGTTGCAATTGCAGTTGACCAATTAGGTACTAGAAAAGGTGCAATTGCTGTATATCTTGAGCCTTGGCACATGGATATTTCTGATTTTATTGATTTAAAGAAAAACTCAGGTGAAGAGCGAAGAAGAGCACACGATTTATTCCCTGCACTTTGGATTACTGACCTATTTATGGAAAGAGTTTTAGAAGATGGTGTTTGGACTTTATTTGACCCAGCTGAAGTAACTGATTTATCTGAATTACATGGTGAAGAGTTTAAAGAAAGATACATTGCTTATGAAAGTGATCAAACTGTTACAAAAGATAGAATCAAAGCAAAAGATTTATGGAAAAAAATCTTAACTTCATACTTTGAATCAGGAAGTCCTTTCTTATGTTTCAAAGATAATGCAAACAGAGCAAATCCAAATAGTCACGTTGGACATATCAGAAGTTCAAATCTTTGTACAGAGATTTTCCAAAATACAAACCCTAACCACTACTTAATTAAGTTAGAGTTTGAAGATGGAACTATTTCAACACATGAAGAAGAGGATATCATCGTAGTTGATGGTGGAATTGAGAAAAAAGCTAACAAAGTTACGGCTCTTGATTCTATTGGTGGTAAAAAAGTATTTATTGTAGAAAAAGAGAAAATTGATGGAGATACAGCAGTTTGTAACCTTGCATCAATCAACCTTTCTAGAATCAATACAAAAGAAGATATTGAAAGAGTAGTTCCAACAGCTATTAGAATGCTTGACAATGTTATTGATTTAAATTTCTATCCATTAAGAAAGGTAAAAGCTACAAACTTAAAATCAAGATCTATTGGACTTGGTGTTATGGGTGAAGCAGAGATGTTAGCAGCATATAAACTTGAATGGGGTTCAACTGAACACTTCAAGAAAATTGATTCAATTATGGAAGCAGTTTCATATAATGCAATTAAATCATCTTCTAATCTAGCAGTTGAAAAAGGTATTTATCCTACATTTGAAGGTTCTAAATGGTCACAAGGTATTATGCCTCACGACCATGCCCCTCAAGCTGTTAATGCACTTGTAGATAAAGACCTATTTGATACAGGCTATGATTGGGATGAATTAAGAGCTAAGGTTAAAAAAGATGGTATGAGAAATGGTTACCTAATGGCTGTTGCTCCAACTTCATCTATTTCGATTTTAGTTGGTACTACTCAAGCTATTGAGCCAGTTTATAAAAGAAAATGGTTTGAAGAGAACTTATCAGGACTAATTCCTGTAGTTGTTCCAAACTTAAGCCCTGAAACATGGACTTATTATACTCCTGCATTCGAGATTGACCAATTACAAGTTATCAAAGCAGCAGCAGTAAGACAAAAATGGATTGACCAAGGTCAGTCTACAAATATCTTTATGAGTTTAGATAAAGCAAGTGGTAGATATTTACATGAAATCTATACATTAGCTTGGAAGCTTGGATTAAAATCGACTTACTACTTAAGAAGTCAATCTCCTGAAGCAAACAATGATGTAGAAGATAGAAGTATGGAGTGTTCTGGTTGTCAGTAA
- the purB gene encoding adenylosuccinate lyase, giving the protein MVERYARPEMTKHWTQHARYAAWLEVEKAAVKAWNKLGLIPDEDCEKIVNNATFSVERIEEIEAVTKHDLIAFNTSVAESLGEESRWFHYGMTSSDAVDTGVALQMRDSLKIIIDDVRMLMESIKTRAEEHKYTLMVGRSHGIHGEPITFGLTLAVWYDEVARHLENLEQTMEVISVGQISGAMGNFAHAPLELEELAMAELGLKPEPCSNQVVHRDRYARLASALALLASSVEKFAVQVRHLQRTEVYEAEEFFAKGQKGSSAMPHKRNPILTENITGLARTIRAYAAPAMENVALWHERDISHSSNERFWLPDAFITTDFMLHRMNNVIANLTVMPENMMKNLNLTGGLVFSQRVLLELPKAGVSREDAYKIVQRNAMKVWAEIKEGKPTVDENGESLYLGHLLSDEELRAKLSEEQIRECFNYEYYTKNVDAIYNRVFNK; this is encoded by the coding sequence ATGGTTGAAAGATATGCAAGACCTGAGATGACAAAACATTGGACTCAACATGCAAGATATGCTGCATGGTTAGAAGTAGAAAAAGCAGCAGTTAAAGCTTGGAATAAATTAGGATTAATCCCTGATGAAGATTGTGAGAAGATTGTTAATAATGCTACTTTCTCTGTTGAGAGAATCGAAGAAATCGAAGCTGTTACAAAACATGACCTAATTGCTTTTAATACAAGTGTAGCAGAAAGCTTAGGTGAAGAATCAAGATGGTTCCACTATGGTATGACTTCAAGTGATGCAGTTGATACTGGTGTTGCATTACAAATGAGAGATTCATTAAAAATCATTATTGATGATGTAAGAATGTTAATGGAATCAATTAAAACAAGAGCTGAAGAACACAAATACACATTAATGGTAGGAAGAAGTCACGGTATTCACGGTGAGCCTATTACTTTTGGTTTAACTTTAGCAGTATGGTATGATGAAGTTGCAAGACACTTAGAGAATTTAGAGCAAACTATGGAAGTAATTTCTGTGGGACAAATTTCTGGAGCTATGGGTAACTTTGCTCACGCACCACTTGAGCTTGAAGAGTTAGCAATGGCAGAACTTGGTTTAAAACCAGAGCCTTGTTCAAACCAAGTTGTTCATAGAGATAGATATGCAAGACTTGCATCAGCACTTGCATTATTAGCTTCTTCAGTTGAAAAATTTGCAGTTCAAGTAAGACACTTACAAAGAACAGAAGTTTATGAAGCAGAAGAGTTTTTTGCAAAAGGTCAAAAAGGATCTTCAGCAATGCCTCACAAAAGAAACCCTATTTTAACTGAAAATATTACTGGACTTGCAAGAACTATTAGAGCTTACGCAGCACCAGCAATGGAAAATGTAGCTTTATGGCACGAAAGAGATATTTCTCATTCATCAAATGAAAGATTCTGGTTACCAGATGCATTTATTACAACTGATTTTATGTTACACAGAATGAACAATGTAATTGCAAACTTAACAGTTATGCCAGAAAATATGATGAAAAACTTAAACTTAACTGGTGGATTAGTATTCAGCCAGCGAGTATTACTTGAACTTCCAAAAGCTGGTGTTTCAAGAGAAGATGCATACAAAATCGTTCAAAGAAACGCTATGAAAGTATGGGCAGAGATTAAAGAAGGTAAACCTACAGTAGATGAAAATGGTGAATCATTATACTTAGGACACTTACTTTCAGATGAAGAATTAAGAGCAAAATTAAGTGAAGAACAAATTAGAGAGTGTTTCAACTATGAGTACTACACTAAAAATGTTGACGCAATCTACAACAGAGTTTTCAACAAATAA
- a CDS encoding ribonucleotide-diphosphate reductase subunit beta: protein MDRKIIYNPDSKETLNERRVFGGNSDGMINFTRMKYEWALKLWDTMEANTWFPKEVQMTADAKDYKYLSPAEKRMYDLVLSQLIFMDSLQTNNLMDNINPYITAPEINACLSRQSYEEANHSKSYAVMVESISDNTNEIYDMWKTDAKLREKNTYIADTYKNLTGDDDGNISDTKILLAMFANQILEGLYFYAGFAAMYALGKSGKMLGSSQMIRFIQRDEVTHLLLFQNMINSTRKERPDLFTPELEQTVRGMFRKAVDLEASWGAYITQGQILGFTDGIIRQYIEYLADKRLDAVGYKPEYNVKHPIPWVDGYASFNDQRTNFFEGNVVNYSKGSIDFDDF from the coding sequence ATGGATAGAAAGATTATATATAACCCAGATTCAAAAGAGACACTAAATGAAAGAAGAGTATTTGGTGGAAATAGTGATGGTATGATTAACTTCACTAGAATGAAATACGAATGGGCATTAAAATTATGGGATACAATGGAAGCAAATACTTGGTTCCCAAAAGAAGTACAAATGACAGCTGATGCTAAGGATTATAAATATCTAAGCCCAGCTGAAAAAAGAATGTATGACTTAGTACTTTCTCAATTAATCTTTATGGATTCATTACAAACAAATAACCTAATGGATAACATCAATCCATATATAACAGCACCTGAAATTAATGCTTGTCTTTCAAGACAATCTTATGAAGAGGCTAATCACTCAAAATCATACGCAGTAATGGTAGAGTCAATCTCTGATAATACAAATGAGATTTATGATATGTGGAAAACTGATGCTAAGTTAAGAGAGAAAAATACTTACATCGCTGATACATATAAGAATTTAACTGGTGATGATGATGGGAACATCTCTGATACTAAGATTTTATTAGCTATGTTTGCTAACCAAATCTTAGAAGGATTATACTTCTATGCTGGATTTGCAGCTATGTATGCACTTGGAAAATCAGGTAAGATGCTGGGAAGTTCACAAATGATTAGATTTATTCAAAGAGATGAAGTAACTCACTTACTATTATTTCAAAATATGATTAACTCAACTAGAAAAGAAAGACCAGATTTATTTACTCCTGAATTAGAACAAACTGTAAGAGGTATGTTTAGAAAAGCAGTTGATTTAGAAGCTTCTTGGGGAGCCTATATCACTCAAGGACAAATCTTAGGTTTCACAGATGGAATTATTAGACAATACATCGAATACCTAGCAGATAAAAGACTTGATGCAGTAGGATACAAACCAGAATATAATGTAAAACACCCTATTCCATGGGTTGATGGATATGCATCATTTAATGACCAAAGAACGAATTTCTTTGAAGGGAATGTTGTAAATTATAGTAAAGGTTCTATTGACTTTGATGATTTTTAG
- a CDS encoding hydrogenase small subunit, translating into MPYELEVTVDMLKSKGFELVEISSPNFDSKFEKIVIESLENKRVDEYFIKDDKLVKFLGVNSNIDTGYIEELIIKGENIDVSYLYENRQLGQRGRLICACEHTYEKDLEDLVANCGIDSFASLKEYSQAGRVCGRCKNDVVKVIEASQSLTCPTIKRKTPEDIQREKEIEVAKKRVEKFKRLHPKNKLDENNLEAALKMIDVAKDEVNSWVSMVTASMQLHPSFESVVEDGVKNLNKIPIIWLELADCSGNSEAFIKSANPAIEDLIFDYISLDYHELLMSSSGDFSESILEDIIENSKGKYILIVEGAIPLGLDGKFLRIGPKGQTGLELLKNCAKDAALVLAVGSCAYDGGVVAAKPNPTGAVGVAQALNRDDIINLPGCPTNPINIVGTLLSYMMFEELPALDKQNRPLWAYSQRVHDNCERRGHYELGEFVEQWGDEGAKNGWCLFQMGCKGPYANVNCPLAKFNEGTSWPVQAGHGCMACTEINFIDKFANERVYIKEDED; encoded by the coding sequence ATGCCTTATGAATTAGAAGTAACAGTCGATATGCTTAAATCAAAAGGTTTTGAGCTTGTAGAAATCTCATCACCAAACTTTGATAGTAAGTTTGAAAAGATAGTAATAGAATCATTAGAAAATAAAAGAGTTGATGAATACTTTATAAAAGATGATAAATTAGTAAAGTTTTTAGGTGTTAATTCAAATATTGATACAGGGTATATAGAAGAGCTTATAATAAAAGGTGAAAATATAGATGTAAGCTATCTATATGAAAATAGACAATTAGGTCAAAGAGGTAGACTTATTTGTGCTTGTGAGCATACTTATGAAAAAGATTTAGAAGATTTAGTCGCAAATTGTGGTATTGATTCTTTTGCTTCTTTAAAAGAGTATTCTCAAGCAGGACGTGTTTGTGGTAGATGTAAAAATGATGTTGTAAAAGTTATTGAAGCTTCACAAAGTTTAACTTGTCCTACAATCAAAAGAAAAACACCTGAAGATATACAAAGAGAAAAAGAGATTGAAGTTGCTAAAAAAAGAGTTGAGAAGTTCAAAAGATTACATCCTAAAAATAAACTTGATGAGAATAACCTAGAAGCTGCTTTAAAAATGATAGATGTGGCAAAAGATGAGGTAAACAGTTGGGTTTCAATGGTAACAGCTAGTATGCAACTTCACCCCTCTTTTGAAAGTGTAGTAGAAGATGGGGTGAAAAACTTAAATAAAATTCCTATTATATGGCTAGAGCTTGCGGATTGTAGTGGAAATAGTGAAGCTTTTATAAAATCAGCAAATCCTGCAATTGAAGATTTAATATTTGATTATATTTCACTTGATTATCATGAATTACTTATGAGTTCTAGTGGTGATTTTAGTGAATCAATTTTAGAAGATATTATAGAAAACTCTAAAGGTAAATATATCTTAATAGTAGAAGGAGCAATTCCTCTAGGACTTGATGGTAAATTTTTAAGAATAGGCCCAAAAGGTCAAACAGGACTTGAACTTTTAAAAAATTGTGCCAAAGATGCAGCACTTGTTTTAGCAGTTGGAAGTTGCGCTTATGATGGTGGAGTAGTTGCTGCTAAGCCAAACCCAACAGGTGCAGTTGGTGTAGCCCAAGCACTTAATAGAGATGATATTATAAATCTTCCTGGATGTCCTACTAATCCTATAAATATAGTTGGAACTTTACTATCTTATATGATGTTTGAAGAGTTACCTGCACTTGATAAACAAAATCGTCCATTATGGGCTTATTCTCAAAGAGTTCATGATAATTGTGAGAGACGTGGACATTATGAACTTGGAGAGTTTGTAGAGCAATGGGGAGATGAAGGAGCTAAGAATGGATGGTGTTTATTTCAAATGGGATGTAAAGGTCCTTATGCAAATGTAAACTGTCCTTTAGCAAAATTTAATGAAGGCACTTCTTGGCCAGTTCAAGCTGGTCATGGTTGTATGGCTTGTACAGAGATAAACTTTATAGATAAGTTTGCAAATGAAAGAGTTTATATAAAAGAAGATGAGGATTAA
- a CDS encoding nickel-dependent hydrogenase large subunit, whose translation MKKLVIDPITRIEGHLRVEVEVDEQNIVREAYASGQLFRGLEIILQDRDPRDVGLIAGRICGVCTNSHFRASVSAVENAYDIKVPKNAQIIRDLMSMALFIQDHVVHFYQLHLLDFVDVTKALEADVKQTSKEAHKYSSHPFRNSHSHYETILQKLKNFIDAGKLGPFNSNYFGHSDYKLSSEENLILLSHYFEALTFQTKISKAIAIFGGKTPHPQSIVVGGVTSVADMINPQRLNDFLFVIKEASEFINRAYIPDMKLLTIAYKDEIKEKVGKTLGNYLCVGGYEISSDKKLFSSGVIFNNKLEDIKEFDSSKITELVQRAWYDDENPQEPFYTDLNDDGTLKTSKENDKYSWIKAPRYENMTMETGPIARIFISYKKNDTAINSFVDDFLKSVDLKLEDLNCTIGRNIARAIESQYICEYIFKLMSNLIQNIKYDHTETFSAYKFEEMKKDTSDSCFLEVPRGVLLHSVNIKDSKVKNYQVIAPTTWNATPKNYDGIRGAYEEALIGLKIEDLSKPLEVLKVIHSFDPCLACAVHIIDTKGKNLSRFKLS comes from the coding sequence ATGAAAAAGCTAGTTATTGATCCAATAACAAGAATTGAAGGTCATTTAAGAGTTGAAGTTGAAGTAGATGAACAAAATATTGTTAGAGAAGCATATGCTAGTGGGCAGTTGTTTCGTGGACTTGAAATTATTTTACAAGATAGAGATCCTAGAGATGTAGGCTTAATTGCTGGTCGTATTTGTGGTGTTTGTACAAATTCACATTTTAGAGCAAGTGTGAGTGCCGTTGAAAATGCTTATGATATAAAAGTTCCTAAAAATGCCCAAATAATTAGAGACTTAATGAGTATGGCTTTGTTTATTCAAGATCATGTTGTACACTTTTATCAGTTACATTTGCTTGATTTTGTAGATGTTACTAAAGCTTTAGAAGCTGATGTAAAACAAACTTCAAAAGAAGCACATAAGTATAGTTCTCATCCCTTTAGAAATTCGCACTCCCATTATGAAACTATTTTACAAAAGTTAAAAAACTTTATTGATGCGGGAAAATTAGGACCTTTTAATAGTAACTATTTTGGTCATAGTGATTATAAGCTAAGTAGTGAAGAAAACTTGATTTTACTATCTCACTATTTTGAAGCATTAACTTTTCAAACAAAAATATCAAAAGCTATAGCTATTTTTGGTGGAAAAACACCCCACCCTCAATCAATAGTTGTTGGTGGAGTTACAAGTGTAGCTGATATGATAAATCCCCAAAGATTAAATGACTTTTTATTTGTTATAAAAGAAGCAAGTGAGTTTATAAATAGAGCCTATATCCCTGATATGAAGCTTTTAACAATAGCTTACAAGGATGAAATAAAAGAAAAAGTAGGAAAAACTTTAGGAAACTATTTGTGTGTCGGTGGATATGAAATCTCTAGTGATAAAAAACTATTTTCAAGTGGTGTTATTTTTAATAATAAGCTTGAAGATATAAAAGAGTTTGATAGTTCCAAAATTACAGAGTTAGTTCAAAGAGCTTGGTATGATGATGAAAATCCACAAGAGCCATTTTATACAGATTTAAATGATGATGGAACACTAAAGACAAGTAAAGAAAATGATAAATACTCTTGGATAAAAGCACCTAGATATGAAAATATGACTATGGAAACAGGTCCAATTGCAAGGATTTTTATTAGTTATAAAAAGAATGATACAGCAATAAATAGTTTTGTTGATGATTTTTTAAAAAGTGTTGATTTAAAATTAGAAGATTTGAATTGTACTATTGGAAGAAATATAGCAAGGGCAATTGAAAGCCAATATATTTGTGAATATATCTTTAAATTGATGTCAAATTTAATTCAAAATATCAAGTATGACCATACTGAGACTTTTAGTGCTTATAAATTTGAAGAGATGAAAAAAGATACAAGTGATAGTTGCTTTTTAGAAGTTCCAAGGGGTGTTTTACTTCATAGTGTTAATATAAAAGACTCAAAAGTAAAAAACTATCAAGTAATAGCTCCAACAACATGGAATGCAACTCCTAAAAATTATGATGGAATAAGAGGTGCATATGAAGAAGCTTTAATAGGTCTAAAAATTGAAGATTTATCAAAGCCACTTGAGGTTTTAAAAGTTATTCACTCTTTTGACCCTTGTTTAGCTTGTGCAGTACATATTATAGATACTAAAGGTAAAAATTTATCAAGATTCAAATTGAGCTAA
- a CDS encoding transposase: MARRDYSDEFRRDAVKQVVENGYGVIETAKRLGMHPDSLRNWIRKYKSPQAEFEAKVSQEAQDEIKRLQKELKRVTEERDILKKAAAYFASNPN, translated from the coding sequence ATGGCAAGAAGAGATTATAGTGATGAATTTAGAAGAGATGCAGTAAAACAAGTTGTAGAAAATGGTTATGGAGTTATTGAAACAGCTAAAAGATTAGGCATGCACCCTGACTCACTTAGAAATTGGATAAGAAAATATAAATCACCACAAGCAGAATTTGAAGCAAAAGTTTCCCAAGAAGCACAAGACGAAATTAAAAGATTACAAAAAGAGCTAAAAAGGGTAACAGAAGAAAGAGATATACTAAAAAAGGCCGCAGCGTACTTTGCAAGCAACCCAAATTAA